The following proteins are encoded in a genomic region of Desulfatirhabdium butyrativorans DSM 18734:
- a CDS encoding glycosyltransferase family 39 protein — translation MHYENEFSQFNRFHHGVPDPSARTATGHVPNKYFIGPAILWFPFFVAAHISTLVASQLGFGLAPDGYSLLYQIFIGLGSICYGLIGLVLIYRILLQFFSKETALFATTLVTLATNVFYYLTIEPAMSHAMTLFAVSLFVWLWLKDLGGRSRRGILLLGLSAGLMSMIRPQDILFSILYAAEWVGFVGRKGTAEGIQATLIRRILNAALFALGFVAALIPEIIVWKILYGSWLLYSYAGEPFYPFAPHLLDSLFSAYHGLISWTPIVAFALAGLLLFLTDQPRIGLLLLIAFVLQWYLNASWWCWWFGVSFGNRAYVSCSFLFAIGIATLLARLRHWRKSVQVICGILICWNLLFTAQYALQMLPLNAPVEWRQVLVNQYRVIGRAIDFVRPGNYPKPMFAK, via the coding sequence TTGCATTACGAAAACGAATTCTCTCAGTTCAATCGTTTTCACCACGGTGTTCCCGATCCTTCCGCACGAACGGCAACCGGGCATGTCCCCAACAAATATTTCATCGGCCCTGCCATCCTGTGGTTCCCCTTTTTCGTTGCAGCCCACATCTCGACCCTGGTGGCGAGCCAGCTTGGTTTCGGTCTGGCTCCCGACGGATATTCGCTGCTTTATCAGATCTTCATCGGTTTGGGTTCCATCTGCTACGGCTTGATAGGGTTGGTGTTGATTTACCGAATCCTGCTGCAGTTTTTCAGCAAGGAAACAGCGCTTTTCGCCACTACCCTCGTGACGCTTGCCACCAATGTTTTCTATTACCTGACCATCGAACCGGCCATGTCGCACGCCATGACCCTGTTTGCCGTTTCGCTTTTCGTGTGGCTTTGGCTGAAGGATTTGGGGGGCAGATCCAGGCGTGGCATCTTGCTGCTTGGTCTTTCTGCAGGTCTCATGAGCATGATCAGGCCCCAGGATATCCTGTTTTCCATCCTTTATGCTGCGGAATGGGTCGGTTTTGTGGGCAGGAAGGGAACGGCGGAAGGCATACAAGCCACATTGATCCGCAGAATTTTAAACGCAGCCTTGTTTGCGCTCGGGTTTGTCGCTGCCTTGATTCCGGAGATCATCGTCTGGAAAATTCTCTATGGAAGCTGGCTCCTCTATTCTTATGCTGGAGAGCCTTTTTATCCGTTTGCACCCCACCTGCTGGATTCGCTTTTTTCCGCCTACCACGGCCTGATCAGTTGGACGCCCATTGTGGCCTTCGCCCTGGCAGGTCTTCTCCTGTTCCTGACCGATCAGCCCAGAATCGGCCTGCTCCTTCTGATCGCTTTTGTGCTTCAGTGGTATTTGAATGCGTCCTGGTGGTGCTGGTGGTTTGGCGTAAGCTTTGGCAACAGGGCTTATGTCAGTTGCAGTTTCCTGTTTGCCATTGGTATTGCAACTCTTCTGGCGAGGTTGCGGCATTGGAGGAAATCCGTCCAGGTTATCTGCGGCATCCTGATCTGCTGGAACCTGCTCTTCACCGCCCAGTATGCCCTGCAGATGCTGCCGCTGAACGCGCCGGTGGAATGGAGGCAGGTGCTGGTGAACCAGTATCGGGTGATTGGCAGGGCTATCGATTTTGTGAGGCCTGGAAACTACCCTAAGCCCATGTTTGCAAAATAA
- a CDS encoding GDP-mannose 4,6-dehydratase, with protein sequence MLNPKTALIIGISGQDGAYLTQLLLDKGYRVVGTSRDAQVSPFANLIKLGIRSEVATESMALNDFRSVISILKQVKPDEIYNLAGQSSVGLSFSQPVETFESISIGTINLLEAIRFLDLPARIYNAGSSECYGNTDGRAADEHTPFRPRSPYAAAKAAAFWAVANYREAYGIFACSGILFNHESPLRPERFVTRKIVKTACRIAAGLERRLRLGNIDIERDWGWAPEYVDAMWRTLQQEVPEDFVIATGSTHKLEEFVQEVFRELNLDWREFVESSPELLRPTDILISRANPDKARRLLGWQAETTMPAVARRMVQAEMEEVKSSC encoded by the coding sequence ATGCTCAATCCCAAAACTGCGCTCATCATCGGCATATCCGGCCAGGATGGCGCATATTTAACGCAACTGCTCCTCGACAAAGGCTACCGCGTCGTCGGTACCAGCCGGGATGCGCAGGTTTCGCCGTTTGCGAACCTGATCAAGCTGGGTATCCGGTCCGAAGTTGCCACCGAATCGATGGCTTTAAACGATTTCCGCAGTGTCATCTCCATTCTGAAGCAGGTGAAGCCGGATGAAATCTATAATTTGGCCGGGCAAAGCTCCGTCGGGCTTTCCTTCAGCCAGCCGGTGGAGACCTTCGAGAGCATCAGCATCGGCACCATCAACCTGCTTGAGGCGATCCGCTTCCTGGATCTTCCCGCCAGGATCTACAATGCGGGTTCCAGCGAATGCTATGGAAACACCGATGGTCGTGCGGCGGATGAACACACCCCTTTCCGGCCACGAAGCCCCTATGCGGCGGCCAAGGCCGCCGCCTTCTGGGCAGTGGCCAATTACCGGGAGGCTTACGGAATTTTTGCCTGTTCGGGCATCCTGTTCAACCACGAATCACCCCTTCGGCCTGAGCGCTTCGTCACCCGCAAGATCGTCAAAACTGCCTGCCGGATTGCAGCAGGACTTGAGCGCAGGCTGCGGCTCGGCAACATCGACATCGAGCGGGACTGGGGATGGGCGCCGGAATATGTGGATGCCATGTGGCGAACCCTGCAGCAGGAAGTGCCGGAGGATTTTGTCATTGCAACGGGCAGTACCCACAAGCTCGAAGAATTTGTTCAGGAAGTATTCCGGGAGCTGAACCTCGACTGGCGGGAGTTTGTGGAGTCCAGCCCCGAGCTGTTGAGGCCCACGGACATTCTCATCAGCAGGGCCAACCCGGACAAGGCCAGAAGGTTGCTCGGATGGCAGGCGGAAACAACGATGCCGGCAGTAGCCCGGCGAATGGTACAGGCAGAAATGGAGGAGGTAAAATCATCATGCTGA